In the Triticum aestivum cultivar Chinese Spring chromosome 2B, IWGSC CS RefSeq v2.1, whole genome shotgun sequence genome, gtgtcgaaaacgctcttatattatgggacggagggagtagcagctTACCACACTAGTGTAAAGAAAAGATGTGCATACCATTGATTTCAAGTCATCTGTTCCAAAGTAAGATAGTCTGGCTTCATGTAACGAGTCTGCATTTATTCCCTTCCGTGCACAGCGAGTGTTTTCCTTTTCTTCATAAAAGTCAAAGTCGTCCAGAATTGATGTTCCATGGCGATAAGCCTTGAAAATTTTCAACACTTCCAGACCCTGGGGCAGGCCAATCTACACAGAAGAAATAAAGGATAAGatgagaagaagaaaaatggaCAATAAGAACCTAAAGTTAAGTTGCAACAAAGCATATGCCGAGTAAACTTGATATTAGGCAATATATCAACAAATACAAACATAAGAAAGCAGTAAACTGAACGCGTTCCGACGTGCAACTGTGTGCAGCTAGATTGCCCCTGATCTCCATGGAGGCACCACACGATATCCAATGCATCTCTGGTATGTTGTGATGAGTTATCAGGAAGTATCGGTGGATTTAGATATTTTACCTTTTTTTAAACTTGCAGACACTCTTTTAGTTCGAAAGGTAGTAGGTGAGAGGTTGAACTAAAAATATTTGTCGTTACTCCATAGTTGCATCTCCTAActgaatattactccctccgttcggaattacttgttgcagaaatggatgtatctagacgtattttagttctagatacatccatttccgagacaagtaattccgaacggagggagtagttgctacTCAGCTGCACATATGAATATTAGTTGCTACTCGGCGGCACATTCTTTCCAGTTAAAAAGTAACTTCATCATTTATCGCCAATAGGCCAATACATATGCAATATTGATCTCATTCTGATATGCTTGTCGTGTTGAACACAATAGTACCTTGACATTTGGAACTGAGCAGTTCAAATAGAATGTGAAATGGATGCACGGCATAGGAGATAACATTTCAAgctagcaaaagaaaataaaatagatcCATGCAGTTCTACTAGGATTCTGCTACTTTACTATATCTGTACTAGAAAATCCCTCATGTTGTTTTCTAGAAGAAACACAAAGTCAGGAAAAAGAGAAGCGACCGTGGTGAGAAAGGAAAGGCAGTAGTGTTAGCGCTATGCAACTAGTAGCATGTTAGATGGATCCAGGTAGTATACTGATAATCACATAGGAGCACCTTTGTTCATAGGAGGAATGTACATAAACCTGCTACTCTGAAACCACCCAAAGTAGCAACTTTTTCTTGAACAATTATTTCTTTCAAAAATATTTTACGATGCAGAACAAGAATGGCGAATCATGGTACCTCTTGAGTGTCCCTGCTGAATGTAACAGGTCTGTTGTCATTATTTTCTAGGGTGATATGTTTGAAGAGCCTATTCGGAATGTCCTTTATAATGTGCCAAACAACAGGGAAAAAGCCATTCCATTTATTTTGTTGCCAGAAGTCCATGGTCTTCTTGAAATCGACAGGACCTAACATCTCAGCCAATCCTACAAACTGCCCGCTGGTATTAACCTGAAACAGAGAATACAATTAAAGGCTGAAACATCCGTCTCAAAAAAAAAGTTCATACAGTAGCATTACAACAAACAATATATTTCATTGTTTCATTCGAAAATAGTGAGTGTCAGTGAATTAAATGCATCtgttttgaataaaatcattgcTCAATCTGATGGCAAGCCTGCGGAGTGCACATTTCAGGGAAATTTGACTTCAGGAAAAGGAAATACAGCACATATTTGATATAATAAGCCTACTACTGAACAAACAAAACAAAGGGTAGAATGCATATAAACATCACGCAAGAAAGTAGAAACCAAATCTCAGTAACGAAATTGGCTATCATTCACTACTATTCTTGCTTGATTATCTCAGCTGAACATATATAGGGCTATTGAGTGCTTTTGCTGTTCTGAAGTGGAAAGCGATAAACACTTAGAAGAAGGGCATTTGAACATTACTCACCGAAAACAAGAGGAAGACGGGACATTTTGTACCCTTTTCCTTCATTAAAATCTGGGCATCATGGAAAGCAGTATCCAGCTTACTGTTCCCATTCGGTGTACTTGCCCAAACATTGTATTTGATACCTTTATGAATATCATCTTCACTATATGACTttatcatgaagaacttggcatgCTCATACTGGATTGAGAAGTCCGATTTGTTAAATTGGTCTCTACGGACCAATGGGCTCAAGATATCTTTCTTCACAGTCGGTGTTGATGTGTTATTCACTTTACTTGCACGGGGACCACAAACTTGGTCCCTTATTTCCTCAGAATTTCTCGGTGGGTTATCCCTCCTGCCATTTCTGTAGTTGCTAGTGCTGTTTACAACTCTGTTAGACACCCGTGGTCTTGTGCCAGTATGTCTGGTTGCAGTCATCTTGGCTTGCTGATTACTGACAATACCATGGGCAAAACTGTCTCTTGGCTGCCTGTTCCCACGAAAAGGACCTTGCTGGTAGCTTGATAATCGACGTGCCTCGGCATCATGGCACCTCTGACCAGAATACAAAGGTATCTTATCTCGGTAGCGCCAATGGTGAGACATTGTTGGAACCTCCTCACCATAACCTTGTCTACTTGAGAACGAGGGGATGTCAGCACCATACTGCTGCCATTGTCTTGGGTATGAAATGCCATTAGACTTTTGAGAAGACAGAGAAGGGATCTCATCACGATAACTCTGTCTACATGAGAGAGAGGGGATTTCAGCACTGTAGTTCCAATGATTTGAGCGTGAAATGCCATTAAACTTCTGATTAGACAGAGAAGGGATTTCATCGCCATAACCTTGCCTACTTGAGAGCGAGGAAATTTCAGCACCATAATGCCATTGGCTTGAGCGTGAAAGCACCCCATTGCCATTACACCTCCGACTAGACAGAGAAGGGATCTCATCGCCATATGTCAGCCCTCCAGGTAGTGAAGAGCCCCGGCCCCCATTTTTGAAGCACCATCGACTTGAAAACGAAGTAGCCTCATCAACACAGCGGCCCCCTCTGGGCATATCAACTATCTGTATCAATGATAATTCGTCAACAAAGGATATATCTATACACAAAAAGGTTTTGACTGTTTACTACATATGTCAGATACACAACAATATATACATGTATTCTTTTCTTTCCAGTGCAACTAATGGTCCAAAGATATACCTCACTGCGGCATTCAATAGATTGACCATTGCAGTTTGCGAAGGGAGTAAATCGATCCAATCCTTTGTAGTGATGCTCTGGGTGACAATCGAAGCTACAATCAACTTTAGCTGCTTCAGTATACGATCTTCTCATGTGAGGACCAGTAGTAGGACATGACGTAAGATAATCATGCCTTGGCGCAAAGATATCACTTTTGGTTCCACCTTTTGCCATTACATGACCTGATGCATCTCGATTGCCTGACATCGCTTCCAGTGATGAAGAAGAATCCCAAGAACAGCTCGATAAAGGAAGGTAAGGCCGCTGCCTATCATATTCACTTCGTGGTGACATTGCTTCCTTGGGATATACATGTGACCCAATGTCAGTAGCATACTTGCACTCCGAAGACTCTGCTTCATAATCCTGAGAAGGGAGGAGTTGTTTGAATCTCGGTAAACAAAACCATCAAGTGTAATATAGAGCATGTTATCCACAAAGTGTATAGCTTCATTAAAACATACTTTACTTCGCACATACTTGTCGAACAAATGAACAATAATTATATTCATCATGCCATGATAAACAATGGTCCATCTGAGCGCATGCATAAAAATGCAGCAACATCTCGCACTTAAAAGACCCATGAGAATGTGAATGCATATTCCAGTCATTAATCAAACCAAGTGTTGATATCATACTGACAACAAGCTGAAATGTCAAATCATCTTGGTAATAAATACAATGTCCCTGGGTGTGTTATGGTTGAGTAATCGAAGATTCGGCATATTTATCTAGTCAGTTGGACTATAGCAAATATTCCACTCCTGAATTAAACAAAGTGTTCATACTGACAATAAGCTGAAATTTCAAATCATCACTTGGTAATAATAAATACAGGTCTTGGGTGTTAATTATGCTCGAGCAATCAAAGATTTGACATATCTATCTAGTCAGTTGGAGTaaagcaaaaaaaaattagttCAGAAAATACAACCCAAATTATACAAGAGGTAGCGTTTGACTAATTTTTCCTTTTAAGATAGATAGATAGTGCTGTAAAATTGTATGAGTAAACAACAAAGGGTATGCACTCAACATACCAGAAATGACAAAGCCCTGTTTGCATGAGAAAGAAAATCAGCATCCTCTTCACTTTTCACGCCGTCCCCTGCAGGACGAGAACGAAATATAATTTGACAGCAAAATAAGAAGCAAGACCCAAAAGGATTGCCTAGAGGCTTAATCAGATTATTACTACCAGGACACGTACATGGCCAAGGCGAGGAATCGTCGTCTCCCTCAGCAGCCGCGCCGCTCCAGATGTTTTTCTTGGTGAAGAGGGATGCAGTGTTTTCTGCTTCTGGCGTTGCTGCCGCCACCGAGGCGGGCGGATCAAAGGCTTCCTTCATCTGCCAAACAAATGCGAGTTAGTAAATGCAAGAACGGATGCATGTATCATTGGATAACAATATAAAAGTCCTGGTTCGTATGTGAAGTGCTGTGAATGGCCAACACAAGGGTGAAGCACTAAGCGTGTCGCCGACAGCTACATACATGTCCTTGCATCATTTACTTGTACTTGTAAAAAAAAATCAGTGACGAGGACATTGTGCATGCGCATAACCTGGCACACATATGACATGCCACTGCTTCTAGTTTGTTTTGCTGGTGAAGGCAGGCATCATCACCTCACCTGGTCAGGTGGATCTCATCAGGTGCCACATTCAGTCATaaagccatccatccatccatccacccccTAGGTAGATGGAAGTTTTTAATAAGACCGAACCCTGACAGACACGGGGCAAATATTCTAGTAGTAAGTAGTAGCGATAAAGACCATCAGCCATCCAGCCAGCCAGTGGGTCAGTCAGTGAGTGAATCCATCGACACTGCCACGAACAATGGATTCTGCATCGATCCACACTGCCGCGCGCAAAATCTTGCCCCGCCGGAAGGCGAACATTGGAGTCTTTCTTGGCCGCACGCATTCCCGGCGGCCGCTGCCTGGCCTGACCGACCGTGTCGATCAGCACACACACACAGTGCTTCGGGGAAGAAAAAAAAAAACAAGCCGCGCCTGGCACGGAACCCTAGGACGGATTCGGGGGCGGGGCGGAGGGAACCGCCGGCCGGACGCATTGGATTGGATTGGAAATATATGTAGAcataaaaggaaagaaaaaaaaaaggcggCCGCGCGGCGGGAACTGGTGGAGAAAAAAGGGGGAGCGGGCCAGCACGATCCGGCGTACCTGTGGGCGAGGGGACGGAGAGGCCGGCCGGCGGGCGATCGATCCCCACTCCGTGCTAGTCCAGTGCCAGCCGAAGAACAGGAGAGGGCGCGCCGCCTGGTGTCAGCTTGCGGAGGAAGATGGCGATGTCGCCGGCGATGCGAGCGGCCGGCGGGGAAGGGGGGATGGATTTGTTTTGGGAGTCGGGATTTGGGGAGGGGACGATAAGACGGacggaggcgaggaagaagggagGAGTGGGAGCGAGCGGAGAGTGCGTGCGCCTCCCTCGCCGAGCGCCcccctctgcttccttcctctgctactcgggcccggcccggcccaacCCGTCCAGACGGCCCTCAACAACCATCTACTAACATAGAGGAGGAGgccccctcaaaaaacaaaaacaaaaacaaaaaggagaGGAGGAGAACTAGCCCGAAGCCATGTGTATTTTTATTCCACTTGCTTGATTCTCAAAATTCCCTAAAAAAAAAAGACTGAttctcaaaagaaaagaaaaaaaagtcaaTCCCAGCTTTACCCTACGAATAGTTCATTCCAGTTTAACAAGTTGAGAAACGGCCCAGATTATTGCCACGAGACTTTCCTTCAACTGCTGCCAGTTAGGGTTTTTCCTCCCGCCGACCCACGCTTACGTTGAGATTGTCTTGGCCCCGCGCCTCCCTTCTTCCTCGTCATTGGTGGATCAAGGGGCGGTTGCCGCAACGCTTCCCGGCCTTGCAACTTTTGTTAGGTTTCCTGATTTGTTTACGGCTTTCTCTTGCGATGGCGTCTGGAGGTGGCGCCTCGTCGTCTCGGACGGCAGGGTAGGAGGATTTAGAGAGCATGGGACTAACAGAGGAGGATCTGGACGGCGTGATCATCGACGAGGAAGCCTTGCCGCCATGATCGACCAGGTCGCTAGTCATGGCGCGTGTCCATGTGGAAAAGGAGTATAGCCAATTCTTGTTTTTTAAGAACATGTGTGCGACTTGGGAACCTGCGTGGGAGACTTGGCAACATGTGTGCGACAAGGAGCATGTTGACAGGGTTCGTCCACTGTCAGCACTCGTTTTCCAAGACATCCAAGCCGCGTGGGGATGGAACCCTAATTACCAAGATGGCAGAAGAAGGAATCGAGAAGGGGACGCGAGGGCGCTGGTATCGGCTCCATGGATGAAGACATGGAGTATGTCTCTAAGGGTGACCACACTTCACGAGTGGTGATGATCTAGAGAAGCTTGATGCAGATCTGAACAAAAAAGAGGGATCAAAACAAGAGGATTCCACTTTCCGCAACAATGGATAGGATGATGCCAGCCATTGTGGGATCTCTTGTTGGTGCTCTACCAGCCTGACTAGCTCCATGGGTTTTGCTGAGCCGTTTGTCAATCCGTGACTCAAAGAGGGTGAATACATGACATAGTGAGAAGTGAATGACAAGTATGTACAATAATGGATTGGCGGGCTCCCGACGGGGGGACTTGCCGGGACCAATTAATCTTCTAAGTTAGAATTGTCGCGATGCAGGCAAAGCCAAGATAGTTCAAGAGCTTCATGAGATTGCGAGGAAATTTACTCCTACCACGTTCTTTGCATACTTCAAACTCAAATAAGCAAAGAACGTGTAGAGAATTTAGCAGGTACTCTAGGCTATGTTAATGTTTATGCAGTTGGTAGCACCAGTAGGAGCGGTGAAATTGGTGTGTTTTGGAATAATGGTATAAATATGCAAGTTCTTGGTTACTCTTGTTACCATCTTGATTTTCAGTTAATGAGGGTCGTCGATGCCCATGGAGACTCATATGTATTTATGGGGAAGCTCAAACTCAAGATAGATAGAAGACTTTGGGACATCCTCAGAAGTATTGCTGCTGACGATGATCTTTCGTGTTTATGCATTGGAGACTttaacatggcgagcactatgcaagacttatgcatttgagcatgatatggttatcacctttgatattcgtccggaagatgatattgaaggtaataccgacatctgggtcgatgtgcagacgcctccagttctatcaaaatgtgagtttctcaaccatatttatgtctttgatattgtttattcaaaaatagttgacaactaatttctattgacagattatttccaatcaagcaaacatgtccagcgtttggtagacaggacctactactgtcccggggctgaattaaactgcgaggagataagtcattatgtttcatggcttgaggatcttcatactgtcaagacaaattatttttctggacttgcaaatcttagtactcaaaacatacgaccaatagtgttcgtattgaactacggtcacatctatttaggaaagatgataatatttttactatttgtattcagtgcatcttttgcattattttttaagctaaacttcattgctaagtatgttactatacgatgttcttcaacagagaCTCCCGCTGAATGTtatgcctcattggatcgagattAAAGGTCagatgagaattgttagcttacgaccaagatatcctataatgcactttagtgcagtcaggatttctaatagcgaggaatgcttaatagtgaaagattggagcaaaattgtgaacgatcgcagagaagtactagggaacagcaatcagaagcgcagtccacgattaggagacagattcatctgcatgctccaacttgatgaagaacgagtgctacacatgttttatgttattttact is a window encoding:
- the LOC123043084 gene encoding uncharacterized protein isoform X1, which translates into the protein MKEAFDPPASVAAATPEAENTASLFTKKNIWSGAAAEGDDDSSPWPCTCPGSNNLIKPLGNPFGSCFLFCCQIIFRSRPAGDGVKSEEDADFLSHANRALSFLDYEAESSECKYATDIGSHVYPKEAMSPRSEYDRQRPYLPLSSCSWDSSSSLEAMSGNRDASGHVMAKGGTKSDIFAPRHDYLTSCPTTGPHMRRSYTEAAKVDCSFDCHPEHHYKGLDRFTPFANCNGQSIECRSEIVDMPRGGRCVDEATSFSSRWCFKNGGRGSSLPGGLTYGDEIPSLSSRRCNGNGVLSRSSQWHYGAEISSLSSRQGYGDEIPSLSNQKFNGISRSNHWNYSAEIPSLSCRQSYRDEIPSLSSQKSNGISYPRQWQQYGADIPSFSSRQGYGEEVPTMSHHWRYRDKIPLYSGQRCHDAEARRLSSYQQGPFRGNRQPRDSFAHGIVSNQQAKMTATRHTGTRPRVSNRVVNSTSNYRNGRRDNPPRNSEEIRDQVCGPRASKVNNTSTPTVKKDILSPLVRRDQFNKSDFSIQYEHAKFFMIKSYSEDDIHKGIKYNVWASTPNGNSKLDTAFHDAQILMKEKGTKCPVFLLFSVNTSGQFVGLAEMLGPVDFKKTMDFWQQNKWNGFFPVVWHIIKDIPNRLFKHITLENNDNRPVTFSRDTQEIGLPQGLEVLKIFKAYRHGTSILDDFDFYEEKENTRCARKGINADSLHEARLSYFGTDDLKSMGDIEVNMESLNLHEPWD
- the LOC123043084 gene encoding uncharacterized protein isoform X4, producing the protein MKEAFDPPASVAAATPEAENTASLFTKKNIWSGAAAEGDDDSSPWPWDGVKSEEDADFLSHANRALSFLDYEAESSECKYATDIGSHVYPKEAMSPRSEYDRQRPYLPLSSCSWDSSSSLEAMSGNRDASGHVMAKGGTKSDIFAPRHDYLTSCPTTGPHMRRSYTEAAKVDCSFDCHPEHHYKGLDRFTPFANCNGQSIECRSEIVDMPRGGRCVDEATSFSSRWCFKNGGRGSSLPGGLTYGDEIPSLSSRRCNGNGVLSRSSQWHYGAEISSLSSRQGYGDEIPSLSNQKFNGISRSNHWNYSAEIPSLSCRQSYRDEIPSLSSQKSNGISYPRQWQQYGADIPSFSSRQGYGEEVPTMSHHWRYRDKIPLYSGQRCHDAEARRLSSYQQGPFRGNRQPRDSFAHGIVSNQQAKMTATRHTGTRPRVSNRVVNSTSNYRNGRRDNPPRNSEEIRDQVCGPRASKVNNTSTPTVKKDILSPLVRRDQFNKSDFSIQYEHAKFFMIKSYSEDDIHKGIKYNVWASTPNGNSKLDTAFHDAQILMKEKGTKCPVFLLFSVNTSGQFVGLAEMLGPVDFKKTMDFWQQNKWNGFFPVVWHIIKDIPNRLFKHITLENNDNRPVTFSRDTQEIGLPQGLEVLKIFKAYRHGTSILDDFDFYEEKENTRCARKGINADSLHEARLSYFGTDDLKSMGDIEVNMESLNLHEPWD
- the LOC123043084 gene encoding uncharacterized protein isoform X3, which encodes MKEAFDPPASVAAATPEAENTASLFTKKNIWSGAAAEGDDDSSPWPCTCPGDGVKSEEDADFLSHANRALSFLDYEAESSECKYATDIGSHVYPKEAMSPRSEYDRQRPYLPLSSCSWDSSSSLEAMSGNRDASGHVMAKGGTKSDIFAPRHDYLTSCPTTGPHMRRSYTEAAKVDCSFDCHPEHHYKGLDRFTPFANCNGQSIECRSEIVDMPRGGRCVDEATSFSSRWCFKNGGRGSSLPGGLTYGDEIPSLSSRRCNGNGVLSRSSQWHYGAEISSLSSRQGYGDEIPSLSNQKFNGISRSNHWNYSAEIPSLSCRQSYRDEIPSLSSQKSNGISYPRQWQQYGADIPSFSSRQGYGEEVPTMSHHWRYRDKIPLYSGQRCHDAEARRLSSYQQGPFRGNRQPRDSFAHGIVSNQQAKMTATRHTGTRPRVSNRVVNSTSNYRNGRRDNPPRNSEEIRDQVCGPRASKVNNTSTPTVKKDILSPLVRRDQFNKSDFSIQYEHAKFFMIKSYSEDDIHKGIKYNVWASTPNGNSKLDTAFHDAQILMKEKGTKCPVFLLFSVNTSGQFVGLAEMLGPVDFKKTMDFWQQNKWNGFFPVVWHIIKDIPNRLFKHITLENNDNRPVTFSRDTQEIGLPQGLEVLKIFKAYRHGTSILDDFDFYEEKENTRCARKGINADSLHEARLSYFGTDDLKSMGDIEVNMESLNLHEPWD
- the LOC123043084 gene encoding uncharacterized protein isoform X2: MKEAFDPPASVAAATPEAENTASLFTKKNIWSGAAAEGDDDSSPWPCTCPGRDGVKSEEDADFLSHANRALSFLDYEAESSECKYATDIGSHVYPKEAMSPRSEYDRQRPYLPLSSCSWDSSSSLEAMSGNRDASGHVMAKGGTKSDIFAPRHDYLTSCPTTGPHMRRSYTEAAKVDCSFDCHPEHHYKGLDRFTPFANCNGQSIECRSEIVDMPRGGRCVDEATSFSSRWCFKNGGRGSSLPGGLTYGDEIPSLSSRRCNGNGVLSRSSQWHYGAEISSLSSRQGYGDEIPSLSNQKFNGISRSNHWNYSAEIPSLSCRQSYRDEIPSLSSQKSNGISYPRQWQQYGADIPSFSSRQGYGEEVPTMSHHWRYRDKIPLYSGQRCHDAEARRLSSYQQGPFRGNRQPRDSFAHGIVSNQQAKMTATRHTGTRPRVSNRVVNSTSNYRNGRRDNPPRNSEEIRDQVCGPRASKVNNTSTPTVKKDILSPLVRRDQFNKSDFSIQYEHAKFFMIKSYSEDDIHKGIKYNVWASTPNGNSKLDTAFHDAQILMKEKGTKCPVFLLFSVNTSGQFVGLAEMLGPVDFKKTMDFWQQNKWNGFFPVVWHIIKDIPNRLFKHITLENNDNRPVTFSRDTQEIGLPQGLEVLKIFKAYRHGTSILDDFDFYEEKENTRCARKGINADSLHEARLSYFGTDDLKSMGDIEVNMESLNLHEPWD